The DNA region GTCGTTGGTATCCAGTGTGTAGGGGATGATCAGGTGCGGCCTGCCGTAGTCCCGGGTCCAGTAGGGCAGGTCATCGGCATAGGAGTCCGAGTCATACATAAAGCCCCCGGCTTCCAGCACCAGGCGGCGGGTGTTGGGGCTATCGCGCCCGGTGTACCAACCCAGTGGGCGAGAGCCGGTCAACCGGGTGTGTATCTCGATAGCGGTACGGATATGTTCGCGCTCCAGCTCCAGCGGCATAAATTGATGATCGATCCAGCGATAGCCATGGCTGGCAATTTCCCAATCGGATTGCAGCATGGCTTCCACGGCGGCCGGGTTGCGTTCCATGGCCATGGCGACAGCGTAGACAGTAACGGGTAACTGGTATTTGCCGAAGAGCCGGTGCAAGCGCCAGAAACCGGCGCGACTGCCGTATTCGTAGAGGGACTCCATACTCATATGGCGCGCTTCGTAAGCGCGTGCGCCGATAATTTCCGACAGAAAAGTCTCCGAGGCCGGATCGCCGTGGAGCACACAGTTTTCCCCGCCCTCCTCATAGTTGATAACAAATTGCACGGCGATACGTGCCCCACCTGGCCAGCGGGCGTGGGGCGGCCGGGGGCCATAACCCATCAGGTCGCGCGGATAAGTCATAAAAACGCCTTAATCAATAAACAAATTGCACAGTGCATGTAATTTCAATGCCTTATCAGAGCCAATCAAATTCTGTGCCAGTGTACAGGCTTGTATTGGGTAGGATGGATAGGCAAAAGCCGCAATATTACTGGGCAAAAAAGGAATTCATGCACCAGATTA from Cellvibrio japonicus Ueda107 includes:
- the puuE gene encoding allantoinase PuuE translates to MTYPRDLMGYGPRPPHARWPGGARIAVQFVINYEEGGENCVLHGDPASETFLSEIIGARAYEARHMSMESLYEYGSRAGFWRLHRLFGKYQLPVTVYAVAMAMERNPAAVEAMLQSDWEIASHGYRWIDHQFMPLELEREHIRTAIEIHTRLTGSRPLGWYTGRDSPNTRRLVLEAGGFMYDSDSYADDLPYWTRDYGRPHLIIPYTLDTNDMRFAAAQGFNSGEQFFTYLRDAFDALYAEGEHSPKMLNIGLHCRIIGRPGRIQSLERFIQHILAHQDVWVCRRIDIANHWYQYHSL